In the Mesorhizobium sp. WSM2240 genome, CCAATGGAAAAGCGCCAGAACAACGGATGAGATCGACAAGCGCTATGTTGTGACGAGCCCTAAAACCTCCCCGAGTATGTTCTTTGGTTCGACCGCGTCGCTGGTGTTCTTCCGTCACGACCGCCCCATTCACAGCCGCCGCGCGCAGGGGGCAGTCAAGGCTGGCCGCGTTTTTACGCGGCCACCGCAAGGCTTGGGCCTTGACCGACCCGAGCACGGCGGCCCGATCGGATCGGGTTGCAAGGCGCAACTGGAAATACCCGACGCAGTCCGCTATTGTCGTCGTGCGCGGGCGACCTCGTGGCGAAGCGTGGTGCATCGGCTGAAAGCGCCGCCGGGCCGCCTTATTCGAGCCTTGCCGGACTGAGGCGCCCGCGCGCCTTTTCCTTTGGCAGGCGCGGGCGCCAAGCCTCAACGAAGTGTTCGTATCCTTTCTGGGCCTGCTCGGCGATGCGCATCTCCTGGTTCCGCAGATCCTTGACATTGTAGGCATAGGTCGGTCCGCGGCTGTTGCCCTTCTTCTGCGGCTTGCCGGCCTGCAACTCCATGCTGCGCATCTTGTGTGCAACGAGACTGGGTCTCGCCCAGAGGTAGTCCGCCTCTTTCGTCAACATATGCCAGACGAGCACAGTCAGCTTGTGCGCCACGGCGACGGCGGCAACCTGATGGCCGCGCCGGGCCCGGATGCGGACAAAGAACGCATGGAGCGGCCCCGGGGTCTTGGCGGCCGCCCAGGCGGCTTCCACCAGCATCGCGCGGGCATGGCTGCGTCCGACCTTGCTGATCCGTCCGTGATGGGCAGCGCCGAGCCCCGACTGGCGCACTCGTGGGTTCAGGCCGAAATAGCTCACCAGCTTTTGCGGGCTGGAAAAACGGCCGATGTCGCCGATCGCCGCCATCAACCCGGCCGCCACCGCCAGATTGACGCCAGTGATTGTGAGCAGCCGTTTGATCGCCGCATCGTCGAGCGCGCGCTCGGCAATCTCCCGGTCAAGCACGCGGAGATCGTCACCCAGCCGATCCAGTTCCCGGATATGGCGCTCGATTGCGGCGCGCTCGTCATCCGGCACCGGCTGTCCGATGAGCCAGGCACGACCGAGCCGCCCGAACAGGTCCGCATGGGGACACCGTGGAATCAGATGAGCGTAGAGGATCGAATGTACCTCGTTCTTGATCCGGGTCCGATGCCGCACGACCTGGTAGCGCCGCGCGACCAGTCTGCGCATCCGCTCGGTGGCGGCATCCGGTGTCCAGATCTCCGGCAGGTAGCCGGCTGCGTACAAGCTGGCCAGCGTGCCGGCGTCGATCTTGTCGGTCTTCACATGGGCGTGCGCGATCGCCTTCACCTGCAGCGGGTTGGCGATCACCACCCGCTTCACGCATGGCGACAGCACCCGAGAGACCGCCATGCAGTTGCCAGTGGCTTCGATGACCACCTCGTCGTCGGCCAGAAGGGTTTTGCCGAAGCCTTCCAGCGCGGTTCGCGTCATGTCGACCCGGCCCACATGCCGCAGTCGACCATCTTCCCAGATCACCACCTCCCCAAAGGTGCGGTGCGTGTCGATTCCGATTACACGTCGCATTCCCTTGTCTCCTCTCGATCAGTTAGTGGGGAGCCGCGGGCGACACGACAACTACGGATTCGCGCTCTCAGCGCAACCGGGCGAGTCGCAGAGGCGGCCATCTACTAACACGAGCTCGCAGCTCAACGTACTGGATCGGCCTGCCCGCACCTTCGTGCTCCCGGTGCCTCTGTCCCGGATGGTCGCACCATACGCCGCGATCGCGAAAACCGCAGAATCTTATACCGGTTACAAACGCGATTGAGCGTCTGCATGAGGAGTTCAAGCGGCGCATCAAGACCCAGACCGTTCTGCCTTCGGCCGAAACCGCGGCAATGTTGTTCTGGGCCTTGATGGCGTCCGGCCAGATCTCGATGCGAAAGATCAACGGCTGGCAAACGCTGCCTACGAAGCCACTCGATCAGCAGATTGACGTCGCCGCATGAGACGATAATCTTAACCTACCGGAGGCTGCTCCGCCAAATTCCACACGATCCGCTACGGGCACCCCTTCGAACAGCACGACAGTCTGTGACGGGAGGGGGTTCCCGTCACAAAGGATGTTGACGCCTTAACTGCCGGCGGAAGCAGGTTCAGTTGCTGCGACGTCGACTTCAAGTCCACCAGAGAACAAGATCCGGCCGCGCAAACCCGAAAAAGCTATTCAGCACTATGCGAGGCTTTCCAGTCCCTGATTGACCGGTGACGCCGTGGACGAACCCGCCGTCGATCAGGCCGATGTCCCCCGCCTTGAGTTGGAATTCGTGGCAAGGAACGGCTTGGAGATAATCTGCGGAATAGGGATAGCCCGTGGCCTCCACACCCTGCGACTTTCGGTCGGTGACGGTCGGTTTGTGGCTCCAAAGCCGCAGATTACCGCCTTCCTCGGCCATGCTGGGATAGAAGTTGAGCGCTGCTACGATGTTGTTCGCCACCGCAGGAAGCTCGTAATCGTTCCCGGCATTTAGGACTTGAGCGACATCGTCGTGAGGCTCCAGGGAATACGTGCCCCCGCCAGTCCAGCTAAGAGCGCGACAAACGTTAGCCTGTCCGTCCGCCGACCGTGCCAGGCGCAATTCAATGCCCTGGTCGTGCAGTTCGCGCTTTAGGGCGTCGAATACTCCGCGGACCGGATCAACCAAATTGCCAAAAAGCGCGTCGACATACGGCCGCGCATTTTTTGCCTCTGCGAAATAGTTGGATGCATCCTTCCTGTAGTGAGAAGCGCCGACGTATTCTCCTGGGACACCGTCTTTGCGCTCCTTGCGGCCAGGATTGCGAATAAAGTTGGCGGTGATCTCTTCGGCTACTTGCGTGCTGAAAGCTTGCTTGATGTGCACAGCGGTGATCTCACCTTTCAGCACCGAGATTATCTCCGCAGTGCTGATCGAGCCGGTTCGTTCTTTAATAACAACAGGGGAGATGGTTGGCTCTTGAGATACGTGGTCAGTCATTGTCTTGCTCCTGTAGTGCCTGATCGAGGATGGCGATGCCATCATGGAGTTCGTCATCGCTGATGGTTATTGGCGGGAGGACTTTGATGACGTCGCGATTTGGTCCTGATGATTCGATCAGCAGGCCGTTTTCGAACGCGACATCGTGCACACGGCCGACAATGGCCGGTGAACGGCACTTGAGACCGGCCATCAGGCCGCGGCCGCGCTTTTGTTCGATGCACTTGGGAAATTTCGCAACGAGGCGATCAAGGAGTGCTTGCAGTTTGACGGCTGTTCGCTCGACGCCTGCAGTAAACTGCCTGTCGGACCACAATTTGCACATTGCCCCTGCAGTCACGAAGGCGAGATTGTTGCCTCTGAAGGTCCCGCTATGTTCTCCGGGATTCCATATGTCTAAATCGGGGCGGATCAGAACAATGGAAAACGGACTGCCTGAACCGCTGAAGGATTTCGAAAGGCAGACGATGTCGGGTTGGATTTTGGCGAACTCGAACGAAAAGAAGTCGCCCGTTCGCCCCGCACCTGCCTGAATGTCGTCGACGATGAAAACGACGCCGTGCTTGCGGCAAATGCGCTGAATGTCTGTGAGCCACGCTGCGGATGCGGTGTTCATGCCGCCTTCTGCCTGGATGGTTTCCAGAATGATTGCGGCGGGCTTTTCTATGCCGCTTCCTGGGTCGCCCAATAGGTGATCAATGTAACTCGCGGAATCGAAAGCTTGATTTGGATAGCCATCGTAGGGAACACGGATCACATCGTGGCGAGCAACGCCGCCGAGCTCCCTGGTTGACGCCGAACCCGACACCGCCAGCGAGCCGAGCGACATGCCGTGGAAGGCATTTGTGAAGGCCATGACGCTCGATCGGCCCGTATATTTTCGCGCCAGCGCCAGCGCCGCTTCGTTAGCGTTTGTGCCCGTTGGCCCGGGGAACTGTATCTTGTAAGAAAGGCCCCGGGGTTTCAGAATCGAATCGACAAACACCTCGATGAATTCCCTCTTTGCTGCTGTATGCATGTCCAGCGATAGAAGGATGTTCTCGCCAACGAGATATTCAATCGCTGGCGCCATAATATTTGGATTGTTGTGTCCGTAGTTGAGTGCGCCGGACCCCACAAGAAAGTCAATATAAGTCTTGCCGGCCTCGTCCCAGATTGTCGCCCCAAGGGCCTTCGTGAACACGGTGGGAAACGACCGCCCATAGCGCTGAACGTTGGATTCATGAGCCGTAAAAACGTCGGTATTCATTTAGGGATCCCTCTGCACGTAGGCATTGCGTTCAACTAGATGGCAACTAAACGCGTTTGGTCGGCGATCGACATTCTTGGCCAATCTCCGAGCCACAGGGTATGGATCACGCATTAAAAGCGATTCATTTGGTGATACATACCGGTGTGGCGCCTTGCCAATCACTCCATCCATGGTGGTCTCCTTCGCAAGTAAGTGGTTTAAATGACCACAAGCGTGCTGTTCTCAGATCGGGCGAGCTGTGCGCGATAGCGGGCCGTAACGTGCGCGCGTTTCGGCGGAAGTTAACTCACATTGCGTGACGCGTGTCCGCACTCGATAACCTCAGAAATGCGAACGACCAACCTACTAAGGCTGGTAGTCTCCTCGGATCCAGTGGTACTTCTTTATCCTGCCGCATAGGCTCGCGTCGTCCATTCTGGATAAACTGACGCGTTTCAGTGTTGCGATGATCGGCTTCCGACCTAAGAGGATCAGGAGCTGTTAACGTTTGGTACGCGGCCGACTGAGGTGGTCCCGCCTCAGACTTGCGTTGTCTGCTGGGTCGTCGAGGTTGGGAGACACTTGCCTCGCGAGAAAGTACCCTACATCGGCGCTCTGCCTCTCCCGGGAGCGGCCAATGGAGACCGCGCTCAATTTTCGACAACGCGCCCCCAAGCCGGCGTCGGCCGATGCAATGGAAGCGGTGCTTTAAGGGGTCTACGTCCACGCCACCTATTAGCTGTGGGCGGAGCGTCGCCGGCAAAGTCGAGACGCCCTTCGTGCGAG is a window encoding:
- the ectB gene encoding diaminobutyrate--2-oxoglutarate transaminase; this translates as MNTDVFTAHESNVQRYGRSFPTVFTKALGATIWDEAGKTYIDFLVGSGALNYGHNNPNIMAPAIEYLVGENILLSLDMHTAAKREFIEVFVDSILKPRGLSYKIQFPGPTGTNANEAALALARKYTGRSSVMAFTNAFHGMSLGSLAVSGSASTRELGGVARHDVIRVPYDGYPNQAFDSASYIDHLLGDPGSGIEKPAAIILETIQAEGGMNTASAAWLTDIQRICRKHGVVFIVDDIQAGAGRTGDFFSFEFAKIQPDIVCLSKSFSGSGSPFSIVLIRPDLDIWNPGEHSGTFRGNNLAFVTAGAMCKLWSDRQFTAGVERTAVKLQALLDRLVAKFPKCIEQKRGRGLMAGLKCRSPAIVGRVHDVAFENGLLIESSGPNRDVIKVLPPITISDDELHDGIAILDQALQEQDND
- a CDS encoding IS110 family transposase, encoding MDTHRTFGEVVIWEDGRLRHVGRVDMTRTALEGFGKTLLADDEVVIEATGNCMAVSRVLSPCVKRVVIANPLQVKAIAHAHVKTDKIDAGTLASLYAAGYLPEIWTPDAATERMRRLVARRYQVVRHRTRIKNEVHSILYAHLIPRCPHADLFGRLGRAWLIGQPVPDDERAAIERHIRELDRLGDDLRVLDREIAERALDDAAIKRLLTITGVNLAVAAGLMAAIGDIGRFSSPQKLVSYFGLNPRVRQSGLGAAHHGRISKVGRSHARAMLVEAAWAAAKTPGPLHAFFVRIRARRGHQVAAVAVAHKLTVLVWHMLTKEADYLWARPSLVAHKMRSMELQAGKPQKKGNSRGPTYAYNVKDLRNQEMRIAEQAQKGYEHFVEAWRPRLPKEKARGRLSPARLE